The Dethiosulfovibrio salsuginis genome contains the following window.
GACGTATCGGTGGACCAGGCATGGAGATTTCTCGCCAGTCTAGGCGCAGGGACGGGGGCGGTTTTCATGCTTAGATGGTTCTGGTGGAGGATAAACGCCTGGACGGAGATCTCGGCGATGATATCGTCGGTGGCCTTCTACACCGTGATCAGCCGTCTTTTTCCCATGGACGAGGAATACCGCTTAGCTCTGGTGGCGGTTCTGACGATAGCGGTCTGGCTCGTGGTGACGTGGATCACTCCGGCGGAGGACGAGGAAACCCTTTGCCGTTTCTACCGAAAGGTTCGCCCCGCTGGCAAAGGATGGCAACCTATCGCCAAGATCTGCCCCGACGTTATCTGTGACTCCGATCTCGCCCTTTCCGTAACAGGGGCGATAGCGTCAGGGATGGTGGTTTATCTGCTGTTGCCTGGTGTTGGCTTCGTCATTTTTAGGGATTTCTCAAGGGCCGCCCTGTGCGTCTCTGGAGCCCTTGCCTGTGCGACTTTGGTCTGGTTCGTGCTGTTGAGGATGTACCCTGCGGAGCGGTGAAATTTATAGCCAGTGGAAATATCCAAAAACATATCCTAATCGATGAAGAGGTGAATTTGGTGGATCAAAGGGAAAGGATGCTCGCGGGGCTACCCTACAAGGCTTGGATGGACGGACTTGCGGAGGAAAGGCTTAAGGCGAGGAAGCTGGTTCAGCAGTTCAACACGTCCGAGCCGAAGGATTTCGCCAAAAGGACGGAGCTTATCGGCAGGATCCTGGGCAAGGTCGGGAAAAACGCCTATATCGAGCCGCCCTTCAGGTGCGACTACGGCAGCAACATAGAGATAGGAGACGATTTCTACGCCAACTACAACTGCATCATACTGGACGTGGCAAAGGTGACGATAGGAAACAACGTGATGCTGGCCCCTAACGTGGCGATCTACACCGCCGGACACCCGATCCACCCGGATTCCAGAAAATCGGGCTACGAGTACGGTATCCCCATAACGATAGGAAACAACGTGTGGATCGGCGGCAACGTGGTGGTCAATCCAGGGGTCAGCATAGGACACAACGCAGTCATCGGCGCCGGTAGCGTCGTCACAAGAGACATACCGGACAACGCCATAGCCGTGGGCAATCCCTGCCGGGTGGTCCGGTACATCACCGAGGAGGACAGAAAATACTATTTTAAGGATCTAGAGTTCGACGTGGAGGATTACCGCTGATCCAGGAAGGGGAAAAGGCCAAAATATGAAGGAGCTCGCCAATATATCGGTCTACCCTTTCGACATAGAACCCTTCGGAGGCTGGGAGAACGTCGTCCAGTTTCACCGTTCACTTGGGCTGGACGGCCTGGAGGTTCTGACGGCCTTCGACGGGACGAATGGAACCCCACCGGAGGCTGTGACAGCGGTCCATTTTCCCTTCTCCATGGACTGGATGGTCCCCTGGCTTGGGGGAAACCTGGAGGGGTCTTTCTCCCGAGAGGAGATACTCTTTTTCTACGGCGGTTCCTGCCCTGACGACCTTATCGATAACCTCCGAGGCTATATACGTGACGCAGCAACCTTGAAACCGGCCTACGGGGTCTTCCACGTCACGAACAGCTCGGTGGAGGAGGTCCTGACCGGCCGCCGGGTCAACGGCTCTAAGCTGGTCCTGGAGCAGGCCGCAAAGATGCTGAACGAGGCGGTCTCGGTCTTTCCCGGAGGAGAGCCTCCGGTGAGGATGTTTTTCGAGAACTCCTGGTGGGAGGGGCTCACCTTCACCGACCCGGAGGAAACGTCGTCCTTCGCGAGCTCCCTTTCCTTCTCGAACTGGGCCTTTCTCCTGGACACGGGACATCTTCTGAACACCACCACGTCCTGCCGGTCGGAGGAGGAGGGGGTGGACTATATTTTGGACGTGGTTGGAAAGCTGCCCTCGGAGGTTCGAAGAAGGATAGAGGGCATCCACCTCAACCTCAGCCTGTCCGGCGAGGCGAGGGAGGCCCAGGGGTTGCCCGGATACGCTTCTGGAGATTTTCAGGCCAATCTGACCAGAGCCTGGGAGAGGATTTCCATGACGGACCAACACCGGCCCTTCACAACGCCCCATTGCTCTCGACTGCTGGACCTCCTTGAGCC
Protein-coding sequences here:
- a CDS encoding sugar O-acetyltransferase, which gives rise to MDQRERMLAGLPYKAWMDGLAEERLKARKLVQQFNTSEPKDFAKRTELIGRILGKVGKNAYIEPPFRCDYGSNIEIGDDFYANYNCIILDVAKVTIGNNVMLAPNVAIYTAGHPIHPDSRKSGYEYGIPITIGNNVWIGGNVVVNPGVSIGHNAVIGAGSVVTRDIPDNAIAVGNPCRVVRYITEEDRKYYFKDLEFDVEDYR